In Macadamia integrifolia cultivar HAES 741 chromosome 1, SCU_Mint_v3, whole genome shotgun sequence, a single window of DNA contains:
- the LOC122077543 gene encoding uncharacterized protein LOC122077543: MAATLGKFFSIILLLLLLAKSSFQQCSLDNITISQVKKPGQVVEGKPEYLVIVNNNCICTQSNLLLNCTGFKTVVKVDPSILSIDGNSCLFNNGRPFYGFTSKNFTYAWDTPSSFTPSSSYISCS, encoded by the exons ATGGCAGCCACCTTGGGGAAATTTTTCTCTATAATACTCCTCTTGCTCCTACTTGCAAAAA GTTCTTTTCAGCAGTGTTCATTGGATAACATCACAATTTCACAAGTTAAAAAACCAGGACAAGTGGTGGAAGGGAAACCAGAGTACTTGGTGATCGTGAATAACAACTGCATATGTACACAATCCAATCTGCTACTCAACTGCACAGGATTCAAAACCGTGGTAAAGGTTGACCCTTCGATCTTAAGCATAGATGGGAACTCCTGCCTATTTAACAATGGTCGTCCATTTTATGGTTTCACCTCAAAGAATTTCACTTATGCATGGGATACCCCTTCTTCCTTTACTCCAAGCAGCTCTTATATTTCATGTTCCTGA